A window of Thermodesulfovibrionales bacterium genomic DNA:
CATTCAGAACCTTGTAAATGGTTTCGCGTCGTTCTTTCGGACTTGCGGCGAGGGAAGACGGTGACAGGGAATAAGACGTCTTTCCGCCGTAGAGGGAGAGGACCCTCCTGATGTACTGCCGTGTCTCCGAGATCCTGGGGACAGAGCCGGACTTCTCGACCGTCCTTGGTCCGGCATTGTAAGCAGCAAGGGCGAGGGTCAGATCGCCTCCAAATTTCTCGATGAGATACTTCAGATACCGTGTTCCTCCATCAATATTCTCTTCAGGATCAAAGGGGTCCCTCACCTGAAGGTCATTTGCCGTTGTCGGCATCAGCTGCATAAGACCCTTTGCACCCTTCCTTGAAAGGGCATAGGGATTACCGTTGGACTCAGCCTTGATCACCGCATGGATCAATGACGGGTCCATCGCGTACTTGGCAGCTTTTTCCTTCACAATGCCATGGAACTCCTTCTTTTTGAGCCCTTCTTTTCCCTCTTCCCTCAACGCCGGAGAAGCGTCTTGACTCTTTATCACCCTTTCGTCGCTCTTGTTGAATGAAATATCTGTGTAACAGACGACCCCGTTTTTATCGACTGTCCTGTAGATGTCGGCATGGGAAACCGAAACAAACAGAAGTGTCATCACACAAGCGGCCAGGAAGAGTCTCATGAAAAAAATTGTATCAAATTACATGCCATAAAGTCCATTCATTTTGATCAATTCTTTGAAGGACTTGCGCTCACATGGTATACGCCCCTGTCAAAATATGTCAAAATACTCAATTCTCTGCCATAAAACGAACACCTCCCCCTTTCGGTGGCAGGTGTGCTTGACAGAAAAGAGTCCCCTTACCCCACATGCATAAAGTTCTAGGACCGGTACCCGATTCTCAGGCAGGAGTAAGTGTCATTGGCCGATCGCTTTTGGGTCAGGCCACCCTATTCCCAGGTCGCTTCGCCT
This region includes:
- a CDS encoding lytic transglycosylase domain-containing protein, giving the protein MRLFLAACVMTLLFVSVSHADIYRTVDKNGVVCYTDISFNKSDERVIKSQDASPALREEGKEGLKKKEFHGIVKEKAAKYAMDPSLIHAVIKAESNGNPYALSRKGAKGLMQLMPTTANDLQVRDPFDPEENIDGGTRYLKYLIEKFGGDLTLALAAYNAGPRTVEKSGSVPRISETRQYIRRVLSLYGGKTSYSLSPSSLAASPKERRETIYKVLNEDGTILFTNSPLSLSRKNPRF